The proteins below are encoded in one region of Bacillus vallismortis:
- the ctpB gene encoding carboxy-terminal processing protease CtpB: MNQKIMAVIAAGSMLFGGAGVYAGMNLLEVDKPQTAAVPATAQADSERDKAMDKIEKAYELISNEYVEKVDREKLLEGAIQGMLSTLNDPYSVYMDKQTAKQFSDSLDSSFEGIGAEVGMEDGKIIIVSPFKQSPAEKAGLKPNDEIISINGESMAGKDLNQAVLKIRGKKGSSVSMKVQRPGTKKQLSFRIKRAEIPLETVFASEKKVQGHSVGYIAISTFSEHTAEDFAKALGDLEKKGIEGLVIDVRGNPGGYLQSVEEILKHFVTKDHPYIQIAERNGDKKRYFSTLTHKKAYPVNVITDKGSASASEILAGALKEAAHYDVVGDTSFGKGTVQQAVPMGDGSNIKLTLYKWLTPKGNWIHKKGIEPTIAIKQPDYFSAGPLQLKEPLKTDMNNEDVKHAQVLLKGLSFDPGREDGYFSKDMKKAVMAFQEQNKLDKTGVIDTHTAESLNQQIEKKKLDEKNDLQLQTALKSLFVN; this comes from the coding sequence ATGAATCAAAAAATAATGGCTGTGATAGCAGCAGGAAGCATGCTCTTCGGAGGCGCCGGTGTATATGCCGGAATGAACCTGCTTGAGGTGGATAAGCCCCAGACTGCAGCAGTTCCTGCGACCGCACAAGCTGACTCTGAGCGGGATAAGGCCATGGACAAAATCGAAAAAGCGTATGAGTTAATTTCGAATGAGTACGTAGAAAAAGTTGATAGAGAAAAGCTGCTCGAGGGAGCCATTCAAGGAATGCTGTCTACGCTAAATGATCCTTATTCTGTCTATATGGACAAGCAGACGGCTAAGCAATTTTCTGATTCTCTTGATTCCTCGTTTGAAGGCATCGGTGCTGAGGTTGGTATGGAAGACGGCAAAATTATTATTGTTTCTCCATTTAAGCAATCGCCGGCGGAGAAAGCCGGACTCAAGCCCAATGATGAAATTATCAGCATCAATGGTGAATCAATGGCGGGCAAGGATTTAAACCAAGCTGTGCTCAAAATAAGAGGAAAGAAAGGCTCCAGTGTCTCTATGAAGGTGCAACGTCCGGGGACGAAGAAGCAGCTGTCATTCCGGATCAAGAGAGCTGAAATCCCGCTCGAAACGGTTTTTGCTTCAGAGAAAAAAGTGCAAGGGCATTCTGTCGGATATATCGCCATTTCTACTTTTTCTGAGCATACCGCGGAAGACTTTGCAAAAGCGCTGGGGGACCTTGAGAAAAAAGGAATTGAAGGCCTTGTCATTGATGTACGCGGAAACCCGGGCGGATACCTGCAAAGTGTGGAAGAAATTCTCAAACACTTCGTCACAAAGGATCATCCGTATATTCAGATTGCTGAACGGAATGGTGATAAAAAACGGTATTTTTCAACATTGACTCATAAAAAAGCGTATCCTGTCAATGTCATCACGGATAAAGGAAGTGCCTCCGCATCAGAAATTCTTGCCGGCGCATTAAAAGAAGCGGCGCATTATGATGTTGTAGGCGATACGTCTTTTGGTAAGGGAACGGTTCAGCAGGCTGTTCCGATGGGAGACGGCAGCAACATTAAATTAACCCTTTATAAGTGGCTGACGCCAAAGGGGAATTGGATTCATAAAAAAGGCATTGAGCCGACCATTGCCATTAAGCAGCCGGATTATTTTTCCGCTGGCCCCTTGCAGCTGAAGGAGCCGCTTAAAACGGATATGAACAATGAGGATGTCAAGCATGCTCAGGTTTTATTAAAAGGTCTCAGCTTTGATCCGGGACGTGAGGATGGCTATTTCAGCAAGGATATGAAAAAAGCGGTTATGGCTTTTCAGGAACAAAACAAGCTGGATAAAACGGGTGTCATCGACACTCACACCGCGGAGTCATTAAATCAGCAGATAGAAAAGAAAAAATTAGATGAAAAAAATGATTTGCAGCTCCAAACAGCGCTGAAATCATTATTTGTCAATTAA